In a single window of the Sediminicoccus sp. KRV36 genome:
- the rfbF gene encoding glucose-1-phosphate cytidylyltransferase, which produces MKVVILAGGLGTRISEESHLRPKPMIEIGGYPILWHIMKIYASQGATDFIICAGYRGYMIKEYFANYVLHRSDVTIDLAAHTVEYHRNSAEPWRVTIVDTGAETLTGGRLKRIGHLLTPGETFCMTYGDGVADISLEKLLARHRELGAAATLTAVKPPGRYGSTRIEQGMVREFQEKPAGDGGYINGGFFALEPSVLETIPGDLTAWESEPLQGLAAAGRLGAYQHDGFWHAMDTLRDKNHLEGLWQAGRAPWNTWS; this is translated from the coding sequence ATGAAGGTGGTGATTTTGGCTGGCGGGCTTGGCACGCGTATTTCTGAGGAGAGCCACCTTCGTCCCAAGCCGATGATTGAGATCGGCGGTTATCCGATTTTGTGGCACATCATGAAGATCTACGCCTCGCAGGGGGCGACGGACTTTATCATTTGTGCCGGCTATCGCGGCTATATGATCAAGGAATACTTCGCGAATTACGTGCTGCATCGTTCGGATGTGACGATTGATCTGGCGGCGCATACGGTGGAGTACCACCGCAATTCGGCCGAGCCCTGGCGTGTGACCATCGTGGATACGGGTGCGGAGACCCTGACGGGCGGGCGGCTCAAGCGGATTGGACATTTGCTGACGCCGGGCGAGACCTTTTGCATGACCTATGGCGATGGGGTGGCGGATATTTCGCTGGAGAAGCTGTTGGCGCGGCATCGCGAATTGGGGGCGGCTGCGACGCTGACGGCGGTCAAGCCGCCTGGCCGCTATGGCTCGACGCGGATCGAGCAGGGGATGGTGCGTGAATTCCAGGAAAAGCCGGCGGGTGATGGCGGCTACATCAATGGCGGTTTCTTTGCGCTGGAGCCTTCGGTGCTGGAGACGATTCCGGGTGATCTGACGGCCTGGGAATCGGAGCCGCTGCAAGGTCTGGCGGCTGCGGGCCGGCTGGGCGCCTATCAGCATGACGGGTTCTGGCACGCGATGGACACGCTGCGGGACAAGAACCATCTGGAAGGGCTCTGGCAGGCTGGGCGCGCGCCCTGGAACACCTGGTCCTGA